Within the Bacillus mesophilus genome, the region CTAATGAAACATTTAAGATGCCAGGTGGAATTGTGAGAAGATCGTATTGTACCATTTCAGGTTTACTTCCATCAGACTTATGTAAAGAGGCTGGTCTAGTACAAACCGATATTTTCAATGCTAACTTTGTGCCTAGAAAAGTTGATGATACATTAGAAAAGGGTAAATTCATAACGCTAGGTGATAAAGCTTATCGTGCCTTAGATTCAACACCTGCTGAGTTTACAACAGATGGAGTTATGATTAAGAAGGAGTTTCTAGAAGAAAATAACCTTAAGAGTGCTGCAGAGCTAATGAAATTACTTTCTAAGCAAGCTACTTTTAAAAATGTTGTGGTTCCTGAAGACGAACCACTCGCCGATAATGGATCCGCACCTAGCCCAACTGATAAAGTTGGTATCTCAGGAAATAAATTAACATGGGCAAAGCATGGCCATAATGATATCGTTGGATACCGCATTTACCGTGCTGAAAACTTCTCCGATCAATTCAAAAAGGTTGGAAGTATGTCAGTTAAGGATTTCACTGAAAATGGTGGATTCGCAATCAACTCTACTATTGCAGCATATTACGTGACAGCTGTTGATGTAGCGGGTAGAGAAGGAGCACCTTCAAAACACGCTTTAAAAGGCGAATGGCTGAAGGAAAAACCACCAGAGCCTGAACCTGAAAAGCCAGAACCAAAACCTGAGGATCCAAAGAAGCCAGAAGATCCAAAGAAACCTGTAGATCCTCCAAAAGACCCTGTTGACCCAGTTGATCCGGTAGATCCAATAGATCCAGCAGATCCTGCAGATCCTCCTGCAGGACAGTAATGAGTAATAACAAAAAACCTATGACGGTAATCGTCATAGGTTTTTTTTGATTTCTTTAGCATGATATACTATTAACAAAAGAACCTCAATACATATTCGTATCGAGGTCACTTTTTTAATCTTCTAAAGTAGATAAATCACCAGTAGGTAAATTCAACTCCCAAGCTTTCAGAACACGTCTCATAATTTTCCCGCTACGTGTTTTAGGTAGCTTATCTTTGAATTCGATTTCCCTTGGTGCTGCATGTGCTGCTAAGCCTTTCTTAACAAAAAGTCTTATCTCTTCTTTTAATTCGTCTGATGGTTCAAAGCCTTGTCGTAATGCAATAAAGGCTTTAATGATCTCGCCACGAACTGGATCTGGAATCCCGATTACTCCTGCTTCAGCGATGGCGGGATGCTCCACAAGCTTGCTTTCTACTTCAAATGGCCCTACTCTCTCTCCAGATGTCATAATTACATCATCAACGCGTCCTTGAAACCAGAAGTACCCATCTTCATCCATGTAGGCTGAGTCTCCCGAAACGTACCAATCTCCAGGCATGAAATAAGATTCATATTTTTGCTGGTTATTCCAAATCGTATACATCATAGAAGGCCAACCCTTTTTAATAGCAAGGTTCCCCATTCGATTTGGTGGAAGCTCATTACCTTGGTCATCAACGATTGCCGCTTTGACACCAGGTATTGGCTTACCCATTGAACCTGGTTTAATCTCCATACATGGATAGTTACAGATTAATTGAGCACCTGTTTCGGTCATCCACCAAGTATCATGAACCCTTAAGTTGAATACTTTCATTCCCCAACGAATAACTTCAGGATTCAACGGCTCTCCAACACTCAGAATGTGACGTAGCGATCCAAGGTTAAACTTCTTAACTACTTCGTCACCTGCACCCATCAGCATTCTAAATGCAGTTGGAGCACTATACCAAACTGTAACCCCATATTCTTCAATGGTTTCGTACCATGCCTCTGGACTAAATCTTCCACCTACTACAACATTAGAAGCACCAACAAGCCATGGTCCAAAAATACCATACGAAGTACCCGTTACCCAGCCTGGATCTGCTGTACACCAGTATATATCCTCTTCCTTCAAATCTAGTACCCATTTAGCAGTTTGATAGTGCTGAATCATGGCATTTTGGACATGTAAAACTCCCTTTGGTTTGCCCGTTGATCCAGATGTATAATGGAGTATCAGTCCATCAGTTTTCGACAACCATTCAATTTCGAGATGCTTGCTAGCATCCTTCATTTTTGCATAGTAATCTATAAACATACCGTCTTCATGTACATTTTCACCAACTAAAATAACCGATTTCAAGGCTGGTAGATCTTCCAAAGGAACGCGCTCTAGTAGTGAAGGAGTTGTTACTAAAACCTTCGCCTCACTATCTAGTAAACGATCCTTAACAGCGCCTTCCATAAATGCTTCAAAAAGCGGACCAACAATCGCCCCTAATTTAATTGCTCCTAGTACCATAAAATAAAGCTCTGGAGAACGCGGCATAAAAATGAACACTCGATCTCCCTTTTCAACATCAGCTGACTGCTTAAGTACATTTGCAGCTCTATTAGATGATTCCTTCATATCTTTAAATGTATATTTCTCATTACGAGAAGAGTCCTTATAGTAGAGGGCTACTTTGTTTTTTCTGGCAGTGTCAACATGCTTATCAATTGCCTCATATGCCAAATTCAATCGACCCGTAGAGTGCCACGAAAATTCCTTTTCTACTTCATCCCAAGAAAATTGGTTTTTTACATCATCATAACTATTTAGATTAAAATCTCCTTTTATTACAGGAAGCGCTTCCAACTTCATTACTCTTCTCCCCCTTTATGTAATCTTTTCTGTTATATTATAATATAATTACAAGTTTTTCTCAATTTTTAAAAAATTCCCTTATTCTACTTTTTTCTCCACTATTAACATTGAAAACGCTTTACATCTATTCGCATCAGTATAATAATAGAGGTAGATTAAAGTAAGGCGTATCTTACAATAAAGTTATTGGCGGTGATGTAATGCTTCATAAAAAAACATACAACGCAATGGAATTAAAAACACAACATGGTACCCTGATTATCGAAGGACCAATCCCGTCTGAAAAACTTGCATCTTATGAATTTCATGAAGACTTAACTTCCTTTCGAGTTCCTGAGCAACAGAAAAAAGCGCTTGTTGAAATCGCTAAACTCCCTGAAGGAAGAATTATAGTTGCAAGAGATCAGCATATGATCGTCGGGTATGTTACTTATTTATATCCAGACCCACTAGAACGATGGTCTGAAGGTAAAATGGAAAATCTAATTGAGCTTGGTGCAATTGAGGTCATTCCAAAATATCGTGGAAAGTCTGTTGGAAAGAATCTTTTAACTGTTTCGATGATGGATGATGCTATGAACGATTATATTATTATCACAACTGAATATTACTGGCATTGGGACTTAAAAGGAACAGGCTTAAATGTATGGGAATATCGAAAAGTAATGGAGAAGATGATGAATTCTGGTGGTCTTATTTGGTTTGCAACTGATGATCCAGAAATTAGCTCCCATCCTGCGAATTGTCTCATGGTTAGAATTGGTTCACGCGTTGATCCAGATTCCATTCAACAATTTGACAGATTAAGATTTAGACATCGTTTTATGTATTAGTTCATCTTTAAGTACATACATGCAATATGAGGTCGACTTCACCTCTTATATATTAATTCTTCATGGGAAGGAGGATCTTTATGGTTGCAGTTTTGATGAAAGAGACTACTGAAATAAGCTCAACTTCTAACAATGACAGTCAGCAAAACAAGGCGAAACTTCTTAAACAAAGAATAAAGAAAAGAGATCCAGGTGTACGTTATGACTAATCATAAGTCCATTTTTATTCATTCACCTAAAATAGAAGAATATAAATTTAACGATTATCATCCTTTTAATCAAATAAGGGTAACTGCCACAAAGGACTTATTGGAACTAAATTCTTCTCTAAGTTCTGCTCATGTAATCGAACCAAGGATGGCAACCGATAAAGAGTTGGCTTTATTCCATGATGCTGAATATATACAGGCGATTAAGAAGGCTAGTATGGGTCAGTTAAATGAAGAAATGAGCTCAAGCTATGGAATAGGGACTGAGGATACCCCAATCTTTCCTAACATGCATGAAGCAAGCGCAAGGCTTGTTGGTGGCACTTTAACTGCGGTTGACCATATAATGAACGGACAGGCAGATCACGCCTTACATTTGGGCGGAGGATTACATCATGGCTTTAAAGCAAAAGCCTCTGGTTTCTGTGTTTATAACGATATTGCGGTTGCTATTAAGTATATTCAGGAAACTTATAACCTGAGAATCTTATATGTGGATACAGATGCCCATCACGGTGACGGTGTTCAAATGGCGTTTTATGATGATCCTACTGTCTGTACCCTTTCTATTCATGAAACAGGGCGCTACCTTTTTCCTGGTACAGGTACGACTTACGAAAGAGGCTACGGAGAAGGATATGGATATTCCTTTAATATTCCTCTAGATGCTTTTACAGAGGATGACTCTTTTTTAGAAGCATATGAAACCGCTTTAAATGAGATTGCGGCTTATTTTAAACCTGATATCATTATCACACAAAATGGTGCCGATGCTCACTACTTAGATCCACTTACCCATTTGTCCTGTACAATGAAAATCTTTGAAGCAATCCCTAAGCTAGCTCATAAAATTGCACACCAATATTGTCAAGGTAGATGGATAGCAGTGGGTGGCGGTGGATATGACCTTTGGAAGGTAGTCCCTAGAGCTTGGTCTATGATTTGGCTTGAAATGACTGAACAGTCCTCTGCATATAAGCAAGATCTTCCAAAGGAATGGATAAACCGATGGCAGGAAAAGGCCTCAGTTGAACTTCCAACTACGTGGTTTGATCCTCCTAATCTAGTAAAACCGATACCAAGGAAGATTGAAATCAACGGGAAAAATAGCCATATACTTAACCAGGCATTAAGTCACATTCGAGTTACTTAGAAACGCCTGCTTGTATTCTTTGAATGATTTAACTAGCTTATAGTAGCAAAGGGCTAATAATGATAATCCATTATTAGCCCTTCATTTATGTTTTTATTTATTTTGTTGATTTTCGGAATTCAATTCGGTGAGGTAATACGACAATATGATCCTCAACCTTTTCTTTATTCATTAGCTTTGTTAGTAACCTCATTGCAACAGCACCTATGTCATACATCGGTTGTACAACCGTCGTTAACTGTGGACGTACCATTGTGGCAAGGCGAGTATTGTCAAAACCAATAATTTCTACATCATCTGGAATAACTTTACCACGGTCCTGTGCACTATGAATGACCCCTAGAGCCATTTCATCAGTTGCAACAAAAATAGCAGTAAGTGGACTTGACAGTTCACTTAATTTTTCATACCCCTCAATTCCTGAGTCGTATGAATAATCTCCCTCCATTACTAGTTCCTCTTGATAAGGAATACCCTTTTCAGCTAATGCTTGACGATAGCCTTCAAGCTTCTCTTCAGAATTAATAAGGTCATGTAAGGGCCCGGATACAAAAGCTACTTGCTTGTGTCCTCTTTCAAGCAAATTGGTTACTGCATCGAATGCAGCCTGCTTATAATCGATATTCACGGAAGGAATTTGGTTGCTCTTTTCAAGAGTAGCTGCCAATACGATTGGAACTGGAGACTTTTTGAATTCAGCAACATGTTCTTCTGAAATATTGCCTCCCATAAATACAATTCCATCTACTTGTTTCCCAAGCATCGTATTTAGAAGGTGAAGTTCCTTATCTTTATTTTGGTCAGAATTACTTAAGATAATATTATATTTGTACATAGTTGCGATATCTTCGATTCCACGAGCTAACTCTGCAAAAAAGATACTTGATATATCAGGAATAATGACCCCAACAGTGGTTGTCTTCTTACTAGCCAACCCTCTTGCTACCGCGTTAGGTCTATATCCTAAACGTTCAATTGCTTCTAATACTTTTTTTCTAGTTGCAGGTTTTACATTTGGATTTCCGTTCACTACTCGTGACACGGTAGCCATCGAGACATTTGCCTCTCTAGCTACATCATAGATCGTAATATTCAATGTCATGCTCCTCCTTGTTATCATGAAAAAACTAAGTATGTAAAATATAGCCATAATTTTAGAATTTTTTGTATGTTACTAATGATACGATACAAACGCTTGTACCGCAATGTCTTTACCATCATTTTCAACCTTTATTTAGTTAAAGATTCAGATTTATGACAAATTTCCTCCAGATAATTGAAATTACTTTTTAAATATAATGTTAACAGATCATTTATGTAAATACTTCTTGTTAAACAAGTAAAAACCTTCCAACTTTTTAAGAGGGAAGGTTAATGTATCTACGCTTTTATTGGCATAAAAGCATGCAATTCATCTAGGAAATGATTGAATTGCTCAATATTCATTTGTTGAGCAGAATCCGATAAAGCGACTGCAGGATCTGGGTGTACTTCCGCCATAATACCATCTGCACCAATGGCGAGTGCAGCCTTTGCAGTTGGCAATAACAAGTCACGTCTACCCGTTGAATGAGTAACATCGACCATTACCGGTAAATGTGTTTCTTGCTTTAAGATAGGAACAGCTGAAATGTCTAACGTGTTTCTCGTAGCTTTTTCGTAAGTTCTAATTCCACGTTCACAAAGAATGATCTGACCATTACCTCGTGAATTAATATATTCAGCAGCATTTATAAACTCCTCAATCGTTGCTGCTAACCCTCGCTTTAACAAGACAGGCTTATTTACAGAACCCGCTGCTTTAAGTAATTCAAAGTTTTGCATATTTCGAGCACCAATTTGTATAACATCAATGTATTCAATTGCTTCTTCAATATCAGCAGGATTTACAATTTCGCTAATAACCGCTAAATCATATTCTGTCGCTACTTTTTTAAGAATCTTTAAACCTTCTAATCCTAAGCCTTGGAAATCATATGGTGATGTTCTTGGTTTAAATGCTCCACCTCTTAGAAGCTTTAAGCCTCTAGCTTTCACGGCCTCTGCTACCTTCGCAGTTTGTTCATAGCTCTCGACTGCACATGGACCAAATATAAAATGTGGTTTTCCATCACCAATCATTTCGCCTTTAAGATTAACGATTGTATTTTCTGGCTTCTTTTTTCTTGAAACTAACAAAGCTTTACGATGATCGTTTTCTTGTAACTCTAAACCCGCCTTAAAGATTTCTTTAAAGATATGTTGCAGAGTAGAAGTTTCAAATGGACCCTCATTTTCAGTAGCAATTTTATCAAGCATATATCTCTCACGAACAGGGTCGAATCGATTAACCCCCTGGGTTTCTTTTACCTTACCAATTTCTTTAACAATTTTCGCGCGCTCATTTAAAAGTGTTAGCAGTTTTAAATTCACATCATCTAATTGTTCTCTTAGCTGATCTAGCTCAACATTACTCATCTCAAACATCCTTTCTATTTGTTTAAATAACTTTGAAAATATGGTACATTTCTATTAATTAGAATTTATTATAAACGATATATAAATCGTTGTCACGAATTCCACTTTATTAATTAAACGCTTTTAAGCGATAAAGTATTATATGTATGTACTAAGGTAGAGGTGATGCTTCCATGCAGGAACAGCCTATTATTTTTTCACTTGATATAGGTACAAGGTCCGTAGTTGGCCTTATTATTAAAAAAGTTAATGATTTATATGAAGTCATTGATATTGAGTCTATTGAGCATTCTGAACGGTCAATGGTAGATGGGCAAATTCATGATGTACGATCGGTTTCAAATGTCATTACACAAGTAAAGCATAAGTTGGAGCAGAAACATGGGCCACTACATAAGGTGTGTGTTGCAGCAGCAGGCCGTGCTTTAAAGACAGAAAGGGCTAAAGTGACTCTTGATATAAAACGGAAGCCGCTGATTCAAAAAGAAGATATCCTTCACATGGAATTAAGTGCTGTACAACAAGCACAATTTGCCCTTGCTTCTAAGTATACGGATGAAAACAATCATTATTACTATTGTGTAGGTTATTCGATCATGCATTATCACTTAGATGGAGAAGAGATTGGGAACCTAATGGACCAACAAGGTGAAGAAGCATCTGTAGAAATTATTGCAACCTTCTTGCCAAAAATTGTTGTGGAATCATTACTATCTGCCTTGCAACAATCTGGATTAGAAATGGAAGCACTTACCTTAGAGCCAATTGCGGCAATTAATGTTCTGATTCCGCCTTCAATGAGAAGACTAAACGTTGCTCTAGTTGATATTGGTGCAGGAACATCTGATATCGCTATTACTGATGAAGGAACAGTCGTCGCATATGGGATGGTTCCGATTGCCGGAGATGAGATAACTGAGGCAATCAGCGATGAGCTATTGTTAGATTTTCCATTAGCTGAAAAGGCAAAGCGCGACTTATATACACATGAAAACATCCTAATTGAAGATATTCTTGGTTTTGAAACCGAAATTTCACGATTGGATGTTATTAATAAGATAACAGATACAATAGATCTGTTAGCAAATTCTATTTGCCAAGAAATCCTACGTTTAAATAGAAAGTCACCAAAGGCGATTATGCTAGTAGGTGGTGGAAGCCTAACACCTGAGCTTCCGAAAAGAATAGCTAACATGTTAGAACTACCTGAAAATAGAGTAGCTATAAGAGGCATTGATGCCATTAAGAATATCAAGTTAGCCGATCACCTATTACGAGGACCTGAACTCGTGACACCGATTGGTATAGCGATTGCTTCTGGACAAAGCCCAGTTCAATATCTTACGGTATATGTAAACGATCGCCCAGTTAGGTTATTTGATATGAAGCAACTAACTGTTGGTGATTGTTTACTTGCTGCTGGAATTAATATGAACAAGCTCTATGGTAAACCTGGGATGGCTATTATGATTACTTTAAATAATCGTGAATATACAATACCAGGTAATCATGGGTTAGCCCCAACTTTGCTGATCAATGGCACACCCTGCATGTTAGATTCTCTAGTAAGGAATGGTGATCAGCTATTAGTAGAAAAAGGTGAAGACGGAAAAGCAGCTTCCATTACAGTTAGTGAGCTAGTTGATGAACCTCCCACAAAAAGTATCGTCTTAAACGAAAGGCTAGAAAAAATAAGAGCTACTATAATGAGGAACGGAAAACCAATCCATGCCACTGATTTTGTAAAGGATCATGACAATCTCACCTATCATTTCCCAGAAACCATTGAAGAAATTTTAAACAGCATAAATGCTTCTAATCTTACCCAACTACTGAAACCATTCTCAGTAAGTGTAAACAGTAGAAAAGTCTCCTTACATTCTCATAGTGGAAAAATAGTTAAAAACAAACGTGAAGTGCCGAAAGAATCAGGTTTTATCGATCAGGATATAGTTGAAATCGTAGCTGGTCCTCCTCTTCTTGTTAAAGAATTGGCAGAGCACCTTCAGCTAATATTGACAGATTCCACCACTGTGTTTTTTAGAGGAGAAAAAATTACGTTAACAAGAGAGTCTGTTAAGATACTTAAGGATGGAGCAGTATTAAAGGAAACAGATATCATTGAAAATGGAGACTCTATACAAACAGTAACCACTAAAACAAGTCCCTTTATATTTCAAGACATTTTTAGGTTCATTGATTTAGAGCTTCCTACTATCGGAATTAAAGGTTTTAAACTTCTACGTAACGAAAAGGAAGTAGGCTTTGACGAGACACTTGTTCCTGGAGATCAACTGGATATTGTTTTTTAGTTTCTGTATATAAAAGTATGTTGAAATAAAAAAACATAAATAAAGACTAAGCCAACGCTACTCACTAGGAATTGCGATTGCTTAGTCTCTTTTTTCGTTAATCAATGTGACTTAGCCTGTTTATTCCAGACTTTCTTCTGCATAATTATGGTTACTATTCCTATGATTAATACAAATACCGCACTAAACACAAGACCTAACCGAATGGTCTCTTCCATCAGAGTACCACTAATTGCAGCCAGAATTAGGAGGATACCAGTAAAGGCTAGTATTTTCCCCCAAGCTTTTACTTTTAATATTTTAAGACCCGAAATAATAATAAATGACCAATTTAGTAAAATCAATATACCAGCAGCGGTTGTGATATACTCATAAATTTTTCCTGGTAGCAAGAAAGCCGTAATGATTGATGCAATTAATCCTGCAGTTGCTAATGCTAATGATGGGAGAGGAAGGTCCTTCCACTTCTTAAGTTTTTTAGAAAATAGCTTAGGTGCGTCTCCACTATCAGCTAGCGTAACTAAAAGAGTCGTTACTCCGAACAGTGCGGCTGTCATTGTTGAGAATCCAGCAATGATAATTGCCCCATTAAACACATGCGGGAAAAAATCTAAGTTATACTGAGATAAGGCTGTCACAAAAGGACTTTCCTTATGAGTAAAAGCACCATGCTTTGCTAGAATAACCGCTAGTCCCAGTGATGCAACGTAAATAGTAACAAGTAAGATTAACATGATAATTCCCGCTTTAGGAGAATCTTCTTTATTCTTTAGCTTTGTTGCTAGGAGACCAATGACTTCAATTCCCCCATAAGCATAAAATGCATAAATTAAAGAAGCCCAAAACCCTTTAAATCCTTCTGGAAATAATTCTTTTGTTGTATTTGGAAAACTAGGTGTTTTAGGGTCTCCACCAATCCAGCCAAATAAGGCTGCAACTGCTAAAATAATAAACATGATAATGGCTGCTGTTTTTATAATGGCAAATAAGTTTTCTGCCTTATTAAAGCCATTGGCCCCTGTTAAAACCACAATAATTGATAGGATGGCATAACCAGAAGCAAAAATCCAAAGTGGGACATTGGGAAACCAAAACCTTGAAAGAATTGAAAGTGCTGTAAGTTGACTCCCCATTATAAGTATATTTGATCCCCAGTAATTCCAACCACAACTAAATCCTGCCCATCTTCCATATGCTTTGTTCGCATAATAACAAAACGAGCCCTCTTGTGGATCTTGAGCCGTCATTTTTGCTAACAAATTATATACAATGTATGTCCCTATTGCTGCTAATATAAATGAGAAAACGATAGATGGCCCTGTAACTTTAATACCAATAGCAGAACCTAAGAAAAATCCAGTTCCAATTGTACAGCCCACACCGATTAATGATAACTGCCACCATTTAAGTGTACCTGCGCCACCTTTTTTTCCCTGACCTGAATTTTCATTAGGAACAAAGAAATCCAAACTATATCCCTCCTTTATCTTTTTAGAATTCCTCTAGATAAATGTAAAGGGATGATTTTACTCCGAATCACTGTCGCTCTTCAGGCCTGGCAAAGATCTGTATATTTGTGTATAAAGACTTCCTTGTACAATATTCTCTTCCATAAACTCAGTGATAAGCTCTTTATACTCTTCATCTTCAAACATTTTTTTGCTTTGTAGTTCCATCTCGGCTAGTCCTTCAAAGATAGACAAAAAGGAATATTGAAAGTCTTCACCTGAGATTGGAGACAATATTTCGGTTTTGTGATCATAGTGTTCATTGCGATAATTTTGAATGGTTCTCACATTCTTAATCGCTTCACTTAACTGATCCTGTTTAATTTCAAATGTTTGATAAACGTATACTGACATAGTCACCCTCCAGATTTATATAGACATCATGCTTAGAGTAACCTGCAGGTGATACTCGTATTCATGCACTGGAGATAGTAAAGCTATCCGAATATGTGCGCAACCTCCTGTTGCAACAAGGGGTATTGACCGAGGAAAAAGCGGATTCTTTTTTCAAGGGGCTGGGTGCGGGAGGCGAATTACTATGCAAAGGCTTTGTTAAAACTTAATTCCTATTATCAATAAAAAAACTAGGAGATTTCCTAGTCCTTTCTAAATTTTTTTAATAATAAATGAACAATTATGAGCGATAATCCTACGGTTAAACCTAGTAGTCCACCTACCTGTCCTCCTAATTCATAACCACGAGCACCATTAAAAATAAAATCCTCAAAATGGTTTCCACCAACATTCATACCTAAGAAAAATCCCATAATCGTCAATGCCAACACAAAAATTAAATATATCGTTAATACCTTCAAAATGTCACCCCATTATTTTATTTTGATGAAAAATGCCTCTATTTCTTCTTTATTGAACGAACTCCCAATTCTATAATCATTATGATTGATTATTCTATAATGTTTAGAAATAATGTTTTGTTGTAATTTATATAGTTCTGAAGAATTGATTTCTCTCCACCATACATGTCCGCCTAATGTTTTCTCCTTGACTTCTAAAATGTTCTCGTGAGCAATAGTTTCTAAAATTTCTATTGGGGAATCACCCAAAGTTGATTCTAATATAGAACTCGTTCTAAACAACGCACATAATGCTACAGTTGTAGTCCAATTCGCATGTATTCTACCCTTTTCAATTTGTACAAGTGTTTTTTTAGAAATTCCTAGTATTTCTGCCATTTTATCTTGTGTATAATCTACTTCTACCCTAATTAATTTAAATTTACTACTTAACAACTCGATTAACTCTTCCTTTGTCATTTTGTTATTTTCCTTTTTTGAGTAATAAAATTCCATTAATCATAATGATTATGAAAAATGATGCAATATAAATCATAGCTCCGTTAACTTGACTGAACCCATCCGATGCAACGATAAACCACCAAATTACACCGGCAGATAATATGAGCAAGCTTAATAAGGTTGGAACAAAAAACCTTAATGTATTGCTAGTTATTTTTCTACTTTTTCTTATAAATACAATAGAACTCATTAATGCTATAGCAATGATTGAGAAAAATAATAAAGTTTCCATTATCATCACCTTTTCTCCTTTTAGTGTAATTTTACACTAAAGGAAACATTTGTCAATTGTGTTTTTCCCATTTTATTGAAATAAAAAAAGAAAAGAAAAAAACCAAATCACAATAAATTGTGATTTGGCCTTTTTTGATTTATTGACTATCTAATTGCTTCTGTTAAAGAACGATTAGTGATTTTCCAATGAGAAGCATTCCAAACCACTTCACCATTTTTAAAAAATAAGGCTTGTGGTGATTCATGCTTGATTTCATGTTTTTCAGCTATGTAGTTTGAAAGATCACGCTCTTCTTGAACATAAAGATAAAAGGTTGGTACGTCAGCATGATCGTTAACAAATTTTTCATATTCATCAAATGCAGCTGTACTAACTGGACAAGTTAGACTGTGCTTAATCACTAAGAACTCCGACGTACTTACCTTTATATTCTCAAATTGTTCTATGGTTGAGACTCTAGTTTTCA harbors:
- a CDS encoding amino acid permease, whose protein sequence is MDFFVPNENSGQGKKGGAGTLKWWQLSLIGVGCTIGTGFFLGSAIGIKVTGPSIVFSFILAAIGTYIVYNLLAKMTAQDPQEGSFCYYANKAYGRWAGFSCGWNYWGSNILIMGSQLTALSILSRFWFPNVPLWIFASGYAILSIIVVLTGANGFNKAENLFAIIKTAAIIMFIILAVAALFGWIGGDPKTPSFPNTTKELFPEGFKGFWASLIYAFYAYGGIEVIGLLATKLKNKEDSPKAGIIMLILLVTIYVASLGLAVILAKHGAFTHKESPFVTALSQYNLDFFPHVFNGAIIIAGFSTMTAALFGVTTLLVTLADSGDAPKLFSKKLKKWKDLPLPSLALATAGLIASIITAFLLPGKIYEYITTAAGILILLNWSFIIISGLKILKVKAWGKILAFTGILLILAAISGTLMEETIRLGLVFSAVFVLIIGIVTIIMQKKVWNKQAKSH
- a CDS encoding helix-turn-helix transcriptional regulator, translated to MTKEELIELLSSKFKLIRVEVDYTQDKMAEILGISKKTLVQIEKGRIHANWTTTVALCALFRTSSILESTLGDSPIEILETIAHENILEVKEKTLGGHVWWREINSSELYKLQQNIISKHYRIINHNDYRIGSSFNKEEIEAFFIKIK
- the ytxJ gene encoding bacillithiol system redox-active protein YtxJ: MKTRVSTIEQFENIKVSTSEFLVIKHSLTCPVSTAAFDEYEKFVNDHADVPTFYLYVQEERDLSNYIAEKHEIKHESPQALFFKNGEVVWNASHWKITNRSLTEAIR